In Nicotiana tabacum cultivar K326 chromosome 11, ASM71507v2, whole genome shotgun sequence, a single window of DNA contains:
- the LOC107781552 gene encoding uncharacterized protein LOC107781552: protein MPKRDIFAHFYGNNRAISSLPYDFGFHDCKWVDTGQVRASYDAKIDEITLKDTMDSAAIDCTSDNRSDLIVENSLLLDNSKAPSEVLQNPMADSLPGYSAILGHQLFDTMSNRHCYSKSCEVVCAALSIDYSDRYGDFSFQLKKLTIYYSDIRGVAEVQDELKEIVHYLHDPKRCTRLNDDGLSHNITKMFDNSFQSDLPLIGCPTSESKLIGWFYLVKRLAAGEWVTVGVPACGLFHIAYSNASDMLTVDLLSTYSQMRQEDMPMVRRLVATHLGKFVANVAPTYLKIDITSMFDYLTHGTKILVRVVALDILYTRLLLAFGVKPYSGIYEKTSGSLKDQLEAITPALEKVSNALGSIKNYDFLEYLKKFLDWSVQSEAVSNTGSLIGCSVNDLVLALSTYHIQVGNGKRQKRGEPSVEISEEDCVDKVNVIFENGQQYTGALLVGVDGVWSEVSEMHARICYKDGSPFQTDLHREPGTCITDNRGLNDTEFTDTGERLEYSKLSLALFVSIMIDIHMHVKSSWLDNERGVFDDIIGRNSLAALRKNSTQVLAVKFDLFKNWQLLAKSQISHSIRPECHIEIFSFVEKVHLEPRATWIHTKVLSVVGLRQDEVDAVVSIMKVEKPPSVLYADFGGSDAQNKEIKEVFECPLPHPQAF from the exons ATGCCGAAGAGGGATATATTTGCACATTTTTATGGTAATAATAGAGCTATTAGTTCGCTTCCATATGATTTTGGCTTTCACGACTGCAAGTGGGTAGATACTGGGCAAGTAAGGGCTTCATATGATGCAAAAATAGATGAGATCACTCTGAAAGATACAATGGATAGTGCTGCGATAGACTGTACCAGCGACAATCGTTCTGATTTGATTGTCGAAAACTCACTCTTGTTGGACAATTCTAAGGCACCTTCTGAGGTGTTACAAAATCCCATGGCAGATTCATTACCGGGATATTCTGCAATTCTTGGACACCAGCTGTTCGATACAATGTCCAATAGACACTGCTACTCCAAGTCTTGCGAAGTTGTTTGTGCTGCGCTTAGCATTGATTACTCTGACCGATATGGTGATTTTTCATTCCAGCTTAAGAAACTCACTATCTATTATAGCGACATTCGGGGTGTTGCGGAGGTACAAGATGaactaaaagaaattgttcaCTATCTACATGACCCCAAGCGTTGCACTCGTCTTAATG ATGATGGACTCTCACATAACATCACCAAAATGTTCGATAATAGTTTTCAATCGGATCTCCCATTAATTGGATGCCCGACGAGTGAAAGTAAATTGATTGGTTGGTTCTACCTTGTAAAGAGGTTGGCAGCTGGTGAGTGGGTCACAGTTGGAGTTCCTGCTTGTGGACTCTTTCATATTGCTTACTCCAATGCCTCAGATATGTTGACGGTAGACCTCCTATCTACTTACAGTCAAATGCGTCAAGAGGATATGCCCATGGTGCGAAGGTTGGTTGCGACACACTTGGGGAAGTTTGTTGCTAATGTTGCACCTACTTACCTCAAGATTGACATCACATCAATGTTTGATTATCTTACACATGGTACTAAGATTCTTGTACGTGTAGTAGCCCTCGACATTCTATATACCAGGCTGCTATTAGCCTTTGGAGTAAAACCTTATTCTGGAATTTATGAGAAGACTTCAGGCTCACTGAAAGACCAATTGGAAGCTATCACACCAGCACTTGAAAAAGTTTCAAATGCTCTGGGTTCCATTAAAAATTATGATTTCTTGGAGTATTTAAAGAAGTTCCTGGACTGGAGTGTGCAAAGTGAAGCTGTTAGCAATACTGGTAGCTTGATTGGTTGTAGTGTAAATGACCTCGTACTAGCTTTATCAACATATCACATTCAAGTCGGCAATGGCAAGCGACAAAAGAGGGGAGAGCCTTCTGTGGAGATTAGCGAAGAAGACTGTGTCGACAAGGTTAATGTGATTTTTGAGAATGGACAGCAATATACAGGTGCTCTTTTGGTTGGCGTTGATGGTGTATGGTCTGAGGTGTCCGAAATGCATGCACGGATATGCTACAAAGATGGAAGTCCTTTCCAAACTGATTTACACAGGGAACCTGGTACCTGTATTACAGATAACAGAGGCTTGAATGACACTGAATTCACAGACACTGGAGAAAGACTCGAGTATAGTAAGTTATCTCTAGCTTTGTTTGTTAGCATTATGattgatatacatatgcatgTTAAAAGTAGTTGGCTGGACAACGAGAGAGGTGTATTCGATGATATAATTGGTAGGAACTCGCTCGCCGCGCTTAGAAAAAATTCCACTCAAGTTCTGGCTGTTAAATTTGATCTCTTCAAGAATTGGCAATTGCTGGCCAAATCTCAGATTTCTCATTCTATTAGGCCAGAGTGTCACATTGAGATATTTTCCTTTGTGGAAAAGGTCCATTTGGAACCTCGTGCTACTTGGATACATACAAAGGTTCTATCTGTTGTTGGGCTTCGACAAGATGAAGTCGATGCCGTGGTGTCTATCATGAAGGTTGAAAAACCTCCTTCAGTGTTATATGCTGATTTTGGTGGATCAGACGCGCAGAATAAGGAGATTAAAGAAGTCTTTGAGTGTCCTTTGCCTCACCCCCAAGCTTTCTGA